Proteins found in one Aspergillus chevalieri M1 DNA, chromosome 2, nearly complete sequence genomic segment:
- a CDS encoding dihydrodipicolinate synthase family protein (COG:E;~EggNog:ENOG410PHAW;~InterPro:IPR002220,IPR013785;~PFAM:PF00701;~go_function: GO:0003824 - catalytic activity [Evidence IEA];~go_function: GO:0016829 - lyase activity [Evidence IEA]) — MSFTPLRPGAYAPTPTFFHPDTEDLDTLTIRQHAVRLAKAGLVGLVAMGSNGEAVHLTRDERKTVIHETRSALIEAGFQNVPVIAGASEQSVRGTIGLCKESAESGAEYVLIIPPSYYKAATGNDQSLYEFFTAVADASPVPVILYNYPGAVAGIDMDSDLIIRISQHPNVVGTKFTCANTGKLTRVSHALDAITESSPLVADRQRRSTKTAENHRYVTFGGMADFTLQTLVSGGSATLAGGANVIPRLCVHVFNLWSQGRLSEAVEAQGLLSQAEWVLTKTAIPGTKSALQSYYGYGGFARRPLGRLSDEQVKAVEDGIREAMEVERSLPDVA, encoded by the coding sequence ATGTCTTTCACTCCCCTCCGCCCAGGTGCCTACGCACCAACCCCAACCTTCTTCCACCCCGACACCGAAGACCTTGACACCCTAACCATCCGCCAACATGCCGTCCGCCTCGCCAAAGCCGGCCTCGTCGGCCTAGTAGCCATGGGCTCAAACGGCGAAGCCGTGCACCTAACCCGCGATGAGCGCAAAACCGTCATTCACGAAACCCGCTCCGCACTCATCGAAGCAGGTTTCCAAAATGTCCCCGTTATCGCCGGTGCCAGTGAGCAGAGCGTCCGGGGTACCATTGGACTGTGCAAAGAGTCCGCAGAATCAGGCGCTGAGTATGTCCTGATCATCCCGCCTAGTTACTACAAGGCTGCGACTGGGAATGACCAGTCTCTGTATGAGTTTTTCACGGCTGTTGCGGATGCTTCGCCGGTGCCGGTCATTTTGTATAATTACCCCGGTGCCGTTGCGGGGATTGATATGGATTCGGATCTTATTATCCGGATTTCGCAGCATCCTAATGTCGTTGGGACGAAGTTTACCTGTGCGAATACGGGTAAATTAACCCGTGTCtctcatgctcttgatgcgaTCACGGAATCTTCCCCGCTTGTCGCAGACAGACAGCGCCGTTCTACCAAGACAGCCGAGAACCACCGCTACGTCACCTTCGGCGGCATGGCGGATTTCACCCTCCAGACGTTGGTTTCTGGTGGTTCTGCTACTCTGGCCGGTGGTGCTAATGTGATTCCTCGTCTCTGTGTGCATGTGTTCAACCTCTGGAGTCAGGGTCGGTTGTCTGAGGCTGTCGAAGCGCAGGGGTTGTTGAGTCAGGCGGAGTGGGTGTTGACGAAGACTGCTATTCCCGGGACTAAGAGTGCGTTGCAGAGCTATTATGGGTACGGGGGGTTTGCGCGGAGACCGTTAGGACGGTTGAGTGACGAGCAGGTTAAGGCTGTGGAGGATGGGATTAGGGAGGCTATGGAGGTGGAAAGGAGCTTGCCTGATGTTGCATAG
- a CDS encoding F-box/WD repeat-containing protein (COG:S;~EggNog:ENOG410PJ7H;~InterPro:IPR001810,IPR036322,IPR015943,IPR001680, IPR036047,IPR019775,IPR020472,IPR017986;~PFAM:PF00646,PF00400,PF12937;~go_function: GO:0005515 - protein binding [Evidence IEA]) has product MTARDTATIAPPRRRPSISFRNRPRTATTSGALPPSLEHQEWNGLAFPEEYDNQEEQVPDDTSQSAEAVPRRRPSRSFSNLRHPVDGLRALGRRLSVTIRNKSSKQTLQSQFDDIDSDGRSYHFSSSSWDARPRNSSFKYSINRRPSLNSVSALHSFYAPTASVPAPIPGNGLEPPILPNDMGPGSAARAAAAAQNEMARAERDAVKSRDAKITLDSESGIGIDLRDRTDGSETELAVVRLDPVRHLPSEITSQVLSYLDPKSLMQAELVSRAWNEQAISRHVWRHVFRRAYRHRRPSVTSSKKKQSAGLGKTLPNQNWKRMFLVRRALEHRWKEGKAAAIYLHGHKDSVYCAQFDENKIITGSRDRTIRVWDAHYPWPCLKIIGPPPGDVPGIGPVNNPIQQSAGKSPFLTICPPSTSSAGIVSPMEQPSDYHSASILCLQFDDEIMVTGSSDYTCIVWDIKNDYKPIRRLEGHRAGVLDVCFDDRFVVSCSKDTTICVWDRHTGALVKKLLGHRGPVNAVQLRGDLVVSASGDGVAKLWNITSGLCIKEFPSKDRGLACVEFSDDARTILTGGNDQVIYQFDANSGEMVNELKGHVGLVRSLHLDSLNQRIVSGSYDMSVKVFDVQSGELSIDLPGWTTSWMLSVKSDYRRIVATSQDSRAVIMDFGYGLDGIDLLEE; this is encoded by the exons ATGACCGCCCGAGACACCGCTACAATTGCCCCTCCCCGACGACGTCCCTCCATATCGTTCAGAAACCGACCCCGGACGGCCACCACTTCCGGCGCTCTGCCACCGAGCTTGGAACATCAGGAATGGAACGGCCTGGCGTTTCCGGAGGAGTATGACAACCAGGAGGAACAGGTGCCGGATGATACAAGTCAATCTGCAGAGGCAGTTCCACGCCGTCGGCCTTCGAGAAGCTTTTCCAATCTGCGCCACCCTGTGGATGGATTGCGCGCCCTGGGCCGTCGTTTGTCTGTCACCATCCGCAACAAGTCGTCCAAACAAACACTACAATCGCAATTTGACGATATCGACAGCGACGGTCGGTCGTATCATTTCTCAAGCAGCAGCTGGGATGCCCGGCCGAGGAATTCGTCTTTCAAGTACAGCATCAATCGTCGACCATCGCTCAACAGTGTTTCCGCTTTGCATAGTTTCTACGCCCCGACCGCATCTGTTCCTGCCCCGATCCCCGGCAATGGACTCGAGCCACCAATTCTCCCCAATGACATGGGCCCAGGTTCGGCGGCCCGCGCGGCGGCCGCCGCTCAGAATGAAATGGCAAGGGCGGAGCGAGATGCCGTCAAATCACGGGATGCCAAAATCACACTTGACTCGGAGAGTGGCATCGGTATCGATTTGCGCGATCGTACGGATGGTTCCGAGACGGAATTGGCTGTCGTACGCCTCGACCCCGTGCGACATCTGCCTTCGGAGATCACATCGCAAGTCCTGTCGTATCTTGACCCGAAGTCGCTCATGCAGGCGGAGTTAGTTTCTCGGGCCTGGAATGAGCAGGCCATCTCACGACACGTTTGGAGACATGTTTTCCGTCGCGCTTACAGACATCGTCGGCCCAGTGTCACTTCATCCAAGAAGAAACAGTCGGCTGGTCTTGGGAAGACCCTGCCAAATCAGAATTGGAAGAGGATGTTCCTTGTCCGGCGTGCGCTCGAACATCGGTGGAAGGAGGGTAAAGCAGCTGCCATTTATTTACATGGACACAAGGATAGTGTTTATTGTGCGCAATTTGATGA GAACAAGATTATAACTGGTTCCCGCGATCGCACTATTCGCGTCTGGGATGCTCACTATCCTTGGCCTTGTTTGAAAATCATTGGTCCTCCACCAGGAGACGTTCCCGGTATTGGGCCTGTGAACAACCCTATCCAACAATCAGCGGGCAAGTCTCCGTTTCTCACTATCTGTCCACCGTCAACTTCCTCTGCTGGAATCGTCAGCCCCATGGAACAGCCATCAGATTACCATAGCGCTTCTATTCTGTGTCTTCAGTTCGATGATGAAATTATGGTTACTGGATCCTCCGATTATACATGCATTGTATGGGATATCAAGAACGATTACAAGCCGATCCGTCGCCTGGAGGGCCACCGGGCTGGCGTGTTGGACGTTTGTTTTGACGACCGCTTTGTCGTTTCCTGTTCGAAGGATACTACGATCTGTGTTTGGGATCGACACACGGGCGCCCTTGTGAAGAAGCTACTAGGTCATCGTGGACCAGTCAACGCGGTGCAACTACGGGGAGACCTTGTCGTATCTGCCAGCGGAGACGGGGTCGCCAAGCTATGGAACATCACATCTGGCCTTTGCATCAAAGAGTTCCCCAGCAAGGATCGGGGTCTGGCATGCGTGGAATTTAGCGATGATGCCCGAACTATCCTCACTGGCGGAAACGACCAGGTGATCTACCAATTCGATGCAAACTCTGGCGAGATGGTCAACGAGCTCAAGGGTCACGTTGGCCTGGTCCGCTCTCTGCATCTGGATAGTCTGAACCAACGCATCGTGAGTGGCAGCTACGACATGAGCGTCAAGGTCTTTGATGTCCAGTCCGGTGAATTGTCGATTGACCTGCCCGGCTGGACGACCAGCTGGATGCTGAGCGTGAAGTCGGATTATCGACGTATTGTCGCTACTAGCCAGGATTCCCGGGCCGTCATTATGGATTTCGGGTATGGACTGGATGGCATTGACTTGCTCGAGGAATGA
- the eb1 gene encoding microtubule-binding protein BIM1 (BUSCO:EOG09264KO7;~COG:Z;~EggNog:ENOG410PUQ7;~InterPro:IPR004953,IPR027328,IPR036133,IPR001715, IPR042180,IPR036872;~PFAM:PF00307,PF03271;~go_function: GO:0005515 - protein binding [Evidence IEA];~go_function: GO:0008017 - microtubule binding [Evidence IEA]), whose product MGESRQELLAWLNNLLQLNITKIEQCGTGAALCQIFDSIFMDVPMSRVKFNVNTEYAYLQNFKILQNVFGKHQVDKPIPVQQLSKCRMQDNLEFLQWTKKYWDQHYPGGDYDAVARRKASGAPPASAGSRSGATSQSSARRGVTPTAAGRPRVAAAGASGAATAALQQEIATQKEAIGGLEKERDFYFAKLRDIELLLQSAIEADPDLEKDDDSLVKHIQGILYSTEV is encoded by the exons ATGGGTGAATCCAG ACAAGAACTGCTCGCATGGCTCAACAACCTGTTGCAGCTGAACATTACCAAGATCGAGCAATGCGGAACCGG TGCTGCGCTATGTCAGATCTTTGACTCGATATTCA TGGATGTTCCCATGTCGCGTGTCAAGTTCAATGTCAACACTGAATATGCCTACCTACAGAACTTCAAGATCCTTCAAA ATGTTTTCGGAAAGCACCAAGTCGACAAGCCAATTCCCGTCCAGCAACTCTCGAAATGCCGTATGCAAGACAACCTCGAGTTCCTTCAGTGGACGAAGAAATACTGGGATCAGCACTATCCTGGTGGTGACTATGATGCCGTGGCTCGTCGCAAGGCTTCTGGTGCTCCTCCCGCCTCCGCCGGCTCTCGTTCTGGTGCGACTTCGCAAAGCTCTGCCCGTCGGGGTGTGACTCCTACCGCTGCTGGCCGCCCGCgcgttgctgctgctggggccAGCGGTGCGGCAACTGCTGCCTTGCAACAGGAGATTGCGACCCAGAAGGAAGCAATTGGGGgtttggagaaggagagagacTTTTACTTTGCTAAGCTCCGCGACATTGAGCTATTGTTGCAGAGCGCTATCGAGGCCGATCCGGACTTGGAGAAGGACGATGACTCCCTGGTCAAACACATCCAGGGCATCCTCTACTCGACAGAGGTATGA
- a CDS encoding uncharacterized protein (COG:S;~EggNog:ENOG410PT9Y;~TransMembrane:1 (o278-300i)), whose translation MAHHGIGRNPRLTRLMKKRGRVAAHSTPIIAHHPIPTGSGSEDGHVSDRASQDDTRRGTGHEGAPIFEKHQDIASSEDLAKVWATVVNVIDDDSYTSTQSAEVTLASSHAWLDGSATAFPGYTSLTADTPSLTSSSQSMASAASSAYSAMTSRPLINSSLPTPSSTSLTPTASASGSGLSSSLSSATTSASLVTRSSTKTTSLPTSSSSPSFSSSFSSSTTSSTTTTSDSSSYSGWVGGGYGGGGGSQTGSGQNPTSTDTDPNQNSSGAPGPATTGKIVGGVVGSVAGAVMLVILALFFLKRRASMRKSQQALPSTEGAGTGAGGNAAGGVGSAGMTSRPDSLLTATYFAPAFMKRWRQSTMTTNTDSTLVSSGSERGFQKISGRKIPSVLTHGGDGFGGGYDTGSPTLSEPSMTTAVPGSPVNPRSPLTQPPPSTPFGMPLDVSYTREAEENDSAMYMRASPARTPVTSTASMSSVSAPINIPRQSHSSLSPIPQRPDTLGRSHPSFDGSRGSRFTESL comes from the coding sequence ATGGCCCACCATGGCATTGGCAGGAATCCTCGACTGACCAGGTTGATGAAGAAGCGGGGCCGCGTGGCGGCCCATAGCACTCCTATTATCGCACACCACCCAATCCCAACCGGCTCGGGCTCGGAAGACGGTCATGTGTCTGACCGCGCATCGCAGGATGATACAAGACGCGGCACCGGGCATGAGGGGGCTCCAATATTCGAAAAACATCAGGATATAGCCAGTTCTGAAGACCTCGCAAAAGTGTGGGCTACAGTGGTGAATGTGATCGATGACGATTCTTATACTTCCACACAGTCAGCAGAGGTGACGCTAGCCTCATCTCACGCATGGCTCGATGGATCCGCTACTGCATTTCCGGGATACACTTCCCTCACGGCGGATACGCCTAGTTTAACCAGCAGCTCGCAGTCGATGGCTTCTGCTGCGTCATCTGCTTACTCCGCCATGACCTCTCGTCCGCTGATTAATTCCTCCCTGCCTACCCCATCATCGACTTCTCTAACGCCTACCGCCAGTGCATCAGGATCAGGACTTTCGAGTTCGTTATCTTCAGCGACTACGAGTGCGAGTCTCGTTACTAGGTCAAGCACAAAAACTACCTCTTTACCCACTTCGTCTTCCAGTCCGTCCTTTTCCTCGTCATTCAGTTCCTCAACAACGTCCAGTACTACCACGACTTCCGATTCATCCAGTTATAGTGGTTGGGTTGGCGGTGGTTacggaggtggaggaggatcTCAGACTGGCAGTGGACAAAATCCTACATCGACTGATACCGACCCGAATCAGAACTCTTCTGGCGCACCTGGGCCTGCTACCACGGGAAAGATCGTGGGTGGTGTAGTTGGTAGTGTGGCTGGTGCCGTGATGCTGGTGATCCTtgctctctttttcttgaaGCGTAGGGCAAGCATGCGTAAATCTCAGCAGGCTCTTCCGTCGACAGAAGGAGCTGGGACTGGGGCTGGAGGGAATGCAGCTGGAGGGGTTGGATCTGCTGGAATGACGTCGCGTCCTGATTCGCTATTGACAGCGACGTACTTTGCGCCGGCATTTATGAAGCGATGGAGGCAATCTACCATGACCACGAATACCGACAGCACGCTTGTATCCAGTGGTAGCGAGCGAGGATTCCAAAAGATTTCCGGTAGAAAGATCCCATCCGTGCTAACGCATGGCGGTGACGGTTTTGGAGGTGGATATGACACCGGGTCACCAACACTATCGGAACCAAGCATGACGACGGCAGTTCCTGGGTCGCCCGTGAATCCACGTTCACCTTTAACGCAACCCCCACCATCGACACCATTCGGCATGCCGTTGGACGTGAGTTATACTCGGGAAGCCGAAGAGAACGATTCGGCCATGTATATGCGTGCATCACCAGCCCGAACACCCGTTACAAGTACCGCCAGCATGTCATCTGTCAGCGCCCCAATAAACATACCCCGCCAATCCCATAGTTCGTTATCGCCCATCCCGCAACGACCGGATACATTAGGTCGAAGCCATCCAAGCTTCGACGGgagtcggggaagtcggTTTACAGAAAGTTTGTGA
- a CDS encoding Gfo/Idh/MocA family protein (COG:S;~EggNog:ENOG410PH6Y;~InterPro:IPR036291,IPR000683;~go_function: GO:0016491 - oxidoreductase activity [Evidence IEA]), whose amino-acid sequence MAPPNVLMVGTGEYTTGFVGGAASGSDKKVGVVGLSLFDLRRRGKVGKLSMVGVSGAKFPGIRQHLQKNISETYNGLDVSFDSFPADDKKDPDAYKAAIDALEPGSAITIFTPDPSHFPIAMYAIQRKIHVLITKPATQLLSDHLTLVEEARKHGVFVFVEHHKRFDPAYADARHKALNLGDFNYFYSYMSQPKSQLETFKAWAGKDSDISYYLNSHHIDICESMVPEYTPVRVTASASTGAAVGLGCAPETEDTITLLVDWRKKNDSSKIATAVYTASWTAPHNAGVHSNQYFHYMGSKGEVRINQAKRGYDVTGDDQGLIWVNPFYMRYAPDEAGNFAGQTGYGYISFEKFIDAVTAVNEGRVTLDELDARPLPTLKNTIATTAILHAGRVSLDEKRPVEIVSEGGKWALK is encoded by the exons ATGGCCCCTCCAAATGTTTTGATG GTTGGAACTGGCGAATACACTACTGGTTTCGTCGGTGGTGCTGCCTCAGGTTCAGACAAGAAGGTGGGAGTCGTGGGGTTGTCCCTTTTCGATCTCCGGCGGAGAGGCAAGGTTGGGAAACTGAGCATGGTTGGCGTTTCTGGCGCCAAATTCCCAGGCATTC GCCAGCATCTCCAAAAGAACATCTCAGAGACCTACAACGGCCTCGACGTGTCCTTCGACTCATTCCCAGCCGACGACAAGAAGGACCCCGATGCCTACAAAGCGGCCATTGATGCCCTCGAACCTGGCTCGGCCATTACAATCTTCACCCCCGACCCGTCTCACTTCCCCATCGCCATGTACGCCATCCAGCGCAAGATCCACGTTCTCATCACCAAGCCCGCCACTCAGCTCCTTTCGGACCATCTGACCCTGGTCGAAGAGGCCCGCAAGCACGGTGTTTTTGTGTTTGTCGAACACCACAAGCGGTTTGATCCTGCATACGCAGATGCGCGTCACAAGGCGCTTAACCTGGGCGACTTCAACTACTTCTATAGTTACATGAGCCAGCCCAAGAGTCAGCTGGAGACCTTCAAGGCGTGGGCTGGCAAGGACAGTGATATCTCGTATTATCTGAACTCGCACCACATTGATATCTGTGAGAGCATGGTGCCGGAGTATACTCCTGTCCGGGTTACTGCGTCTGCTTCGACTGGAGCTGCGGTTGGATTGGGATGTGCTCCGGAGACGGAGGATACTATCACTCTGCTTGTGGactggaggaagaagaatgacTCTTCGAAGATTGCTACTGCTGTGTATACCGCCAGCTGGACGGCACCGCACAATGCCGGTGTGCACTCGAATCAGTACTTCCACT ACATGGGCTCCAAGGGCGAAGTCCGCATCAACCAGGCCAAGCGAGGCTACGACGTCACTGGTGACGACCAAGGACTTATCTGGGTGAACCC CTTCTACATGCGCTACGCCCCTGACGAAGCAGGCAACTTCGCCGGCCAAACAGGCTACGGATATATCAGCTTCGAGAAGTTCATCGACGCAGTCACTGCTGTCAACGAGGGCCGGGTAACCCTCGACGAGCTTGATGCGAGGCCTCTGCCCACGTTGAAGAATACGATCGCGACGACTGCCATTCTGCACGCAGGTCGGGTCTCGCTGGACGAGAAGCGGCCGGTTGAGATTGTCAGTGAGGGTGGGAAGTGGGCTTTGAAATAG
- a CDS encoding ketopantoate reductase family protein (COG:H;~EggNog:ENOG410PI3Z;~InterPro:IPR003710,IPR013752,IPR036291,IPR013332, IPR008927,IPR013328;~PFAM:PF02558,PF08546;~go_function: GO:0008677 - 2-dehydropantoate 2-reductase activity [Evidence IEA];~go_function: GO:0016491 - oxidoreductase activity [Evidence IEA];~go_process: GO:0015940 - pantothenate biosynthetic process [Evidence IEA];~go_process: GO:0055114 - oxidation-reduction process [Evidence IEA]) translates to MSQSKLKILLIGSGGIGTITAYALETGGLAEVTAILRSNFAVVEKNGFTIDSVDHGYVQGWRPSHIRNTIPTAQEKKFDYIILTTKSIPDIPPPLPDLIAPAILPSHTAIILIQNGVNVEHPFQEQFPTNPIISGVSFTSATEVELGLIRHDDHDRVRLGPFPYPRNQDSGGGDTNTNNSTIDVQFDTDVPATRWRKLIYNASFNPVSAILRMDVTRMRVYEHVIDELVKPAMREVIAVARALDVKLDGDEEGVIEQAVRCDPPEAFFRPSMCQDVEKGNYMEIENIVGEPLREGGRLGVSTPTLKTIYAILKGLQVKVKEEGGLVEPRFDERSRYAGKSESMA, encoded by the exons ATGAGCCAATCCAAGCTCAAAATCCTCCTAATCGGTAGCGGCGGCATAGGCACTATAACGGCCTACGCGCTCGAAACCGGCGGTCTCGCCGAAGTAACCGCTATCCTGCGCTCCAACTTTGCTGTCGTCGAGAAAAATGGCTTCACTATCGACTCTGTGGACCATGGCTATGTTCAAGGCTGGAGACCGTCACATA TCCGCAACACAATTCCAACTgcccaagaaaaaaaattcgACTACATAATCCTAACAACTAAAAGCATCCCCGACATCCCTCCACCTCTCCCCGATCTAATCGCACCCGCGATTTTGCCCTCACACACGGCAATAATTCTCATCCAAAATGGTGTTAACGTCGAACACCCCTTCCAGGAGCAGTTTCCCACGAACCCCATTATCTCGGGTGTTTCATTCACCAGCGCCACAGAAGTTGAACTTGGGCTCATCAGACACGATGATCATGATCGTGTGCGATTAGGCCCTTTTCCTTACCCCCGCAATCAAGATAGCGGTGGTGGTGA caccaacaccaacaactcCACCATCGACGTCCAATTCGACACCGACGTCCCCGCAACCCGCTGGCGGAAACTCATCTACAATGCCTCTTTCAACCCCGTCTCCGCGATACTGCGGATGGATGTCACCCGGATGCGAGTATACGAGCATGTCATTGATGAGTTGGTGAAGCCGGCTATGAGGGAGGTTATTGCCGTTGCGAGGGCTTTGGATGTAAAGTTGGATGGAGATGAGGAAGGGGTTATTGAGCAAGCGGTTAGGTGTGATCCGCCAGAGGCCTTTTTTAGGCCGAGTATGTGTCAGGATGTTGAGAAG GGAAATTATATGGAAATCGAAAACATAGTCGGAGAGCCGCTACGGGAAGGGGGGAGATTGGGTGTTTCCACGCCGACGTTGAAGACGATTTATGCTATTTTGAAAGGGTTGCAGGTGAAGGTCAAAGAGGAAGGGGGGCTTGTAGAGCCAAGGTTTGATGAGAGGAGTCGGTATGCTGGGAAGTCTGAATCTATGGCATAG
- a CDS encoding uncharacterized protein (COG:S;~EggNog:ENOG410PN9N), translating to MKMGRAERLKLLFGDDDGSLLLTNTRLKVPMPVPTVSVFEVPETKPDNIAAKEQKIKEEPSQVEKDEAPKTIAHSEDQNQEAPKDESEDQSVAIAENPLAPQETEVCVSGSFCPLIAVSRFPYRFIHGDLSQAVASAFFDGGKFWKRRWNM from the coding sequence ATGAAAATGGGCAGGGCAGAACGTCTCAAGTTGCTTTTCGGGGATGATGACGGATCTTTATTGCTGACAAACACCCGGTTGAAAGTGCCTATGCCTGTGCCCACTGTGTCTGTTTTCGAGGTTCCAGAGACCAAGCCCGACAATATAGCAGCAAAGGAGCAGAAGATCAAGGAGGAACCCTCTCAAGTGGAGAAAGACGAAGCCCCCAAGACCATCGCCCACTCAGAAGACCAAAACCAGGAAGCACCAAAAGATGAATCTGAGGACCAGTCTGTCGCCATTGCTGAGAATCCTCTAGCGCCCCAGGAAACAGAAGTATGCGTGTCTGGTAGCTTTTGTCCTCTCATCGCTGTGTCCAGATTCCCATACCGGTTTATCCACGGGGACCTTTCTCAAGCCGTTGCAAGTGCATTCTTCGATGGAGGTAAATTCTGGAAACGCCGATGGAACATGTAA
- a CDS encoding uncharacterized protein (COG:S;~EggNog:ENOG410PN9N;~InterPro:IPR036397,IPR040151,IPR012337;~go_function: GO:0003676 - nucleic acid binding [Evidence IEA]), which yields MLTVGRYYIYVPLHISPRPLLLVPVSQVEKLLKDINRKYETNCSLPLSDGFVLNFQEDGTPQPIFLGQSTSREMKDYLESRIKTVPNSKFENEAIPEYQAYEEKIEAAVRLIKNKKGASKAKKQLVRIKTEHKWIRCLERTQTYFGLRCDPSNTNQDPEPSNQQESRKQPNEEVAEGEKPAWKSVQLAPSFDVPAPYVFLNEPVFISVDVECNERCHSQITEIGLSILDTRDLAGTAPGQKAANWTSRIKSRHLRVVEYGHIVNHEFVPGCPDRFEFGKSEWVKLGNMASVVDNCFRSYLPETADGEDTQTERRNVVLVGHNPSADVNYFLDLGVPIFRESEEMGVFLDTVDTAEVFRVSRQEMNVRSLGSILGTLGITGWYLHNAGNDARYTMEALVRMLFHESHFYPHDVAAGCVS from the coding sequence ATGTTAACGGTTGGCAGATACTACATCTACGTTCCGCTGCACATCAGTCCCCGGCCACTCCTCCTCGTTCCTGTCAGCCAGGTCGAAAAACTACTGAAAGATATTAATCGGAAATACGAAACCAACTGTTCCCTTCCATTGAGCGACGGTTTTGTCCTGAACTTCCAGGAAGACGGCACCCCCCAGCCCATATTCCTTGGTCAGAGTACCAGCCGGGAGATGAAGGATTACCTCGAGTCGCGCATTAAAACTGTGCCGAACAGCAAGTTTGAAAATGAGGCAATACCGGAATACCAGGCTTATGAAGAAAAGATCGAAGCAGCAGTTAGGTTGATCAAAAACAAGAAAGGTGCTTCAAAGGCGAAGAAACAGCTCGTCCGTATCAAGACGGAGCACAAATGGATCCGGTGTCTGGAACGAACGCAAACCTATTTCGGCCTGCGGTGTGATCCGTCCAACACTAACCAGGACCCTGAACCCTCCAACCAGCAAGAGTCGAGAAAACAGCCAAACGAGGAGGTAGCGGAAGGAGAAAAACCGGCGTGGAAATCAGTTCAGCTGGCCCCAAGTTTCGACGTGCCCGCTCCGTATGTATTCTTGAACGAGCCGGTGTTTATCAGCGTCGACGTTGAATGCAACGAGCGATGCCATTCTCAAATCACCGAGATCGGTCTTTCGATACTCGACACGCGGGACCTAGCCGGCACTGCTCCAGGCCAGAAAGCGGCAAACTGGACCTCCCGAATCAAATCCCGTCATCTACGCGTAGTAGAATACGGCCACATTGTCAACCACGAATTTGTTCCCGGATGCCCCGACAGATTTGAATTTGGAAAAAGCGAATGGGTCAAGCTGGGGAACATGGCGTCAGTTGTGGACAACTGTTTCCGATCTTACCTCCCTGAGACCGCAGACGGCGAAGACACCCAAACTGAACGACGCAACGTGGTCTTGGTGGGACACAACCCCTCCGCAGACGTTAACTACTTTCTTGACCTGGGTGTGCCCATATTCAGAGAATCCGAGGAGATGGGCGTGTTCCTGGATACGGTCGATACAGCTGAAGTGTTCCGCGTGTCTAGGCAGGAGATGAATGTGCGGTCTTTGGGTAGTATTCTTGGAACGCTTGGAATTACGGGATGGTATTTGCATAATGCAGGGAATGATGCACGCTATACTATGGAGGCCTTGGTTCGAATGCTGTTCCATGAGAGCCATTTCTACCCTCATGACGTTGCAGCGGGATGCGTTTcatga